One genomic window of Kaistia geumhonensis includes the following:
- a CDS encoding MATE family efflux transporter, which produces MNDVSAAAPRRAFAVTHRGILAIAVPMTLAYLSTPLLGITDMAVIGRIGDAALIGGVALGAVVFDFIFSTFNFLRSGTTGLTAQAYGAGDRTEMQAVLFRALLLAVAIGIVVILLGRPILALALAGLGGSPAVQAATTTYFDIRLLSTPFALANYAMLGWLVGLGRATAGLVLQTVLNGLNIALSILFVLGFGWGIAGAALGTTLGEAITACLGLLVVLPSLDRRDRPARAKVLDRTAIVRMIAVNRDIMIRSFALLFAFGFFASRGAAFGDVTLAANAVLMNLFLVGGYFLDGFAAAAEQYAGRAVGARYRAAFVRSVWLTLLWGYGLAFAAALVFALAGPAIIDLMTANEEVRETARRYLPWAVATPIAGVLAFQMDGVFIGATWSRDMRNMMLASLVLFLAVWWWAEPALGTDGLWLALIVFLSARGLTLAWRCRSRIASTFGPEGAED; this is translated from the coding sequence ATGAACGACGTTTCCGCCGCAGCGCCTCGCCGCGCCTTTGCCGTCACCCATCGCGGCATCCTCGCGATCGCCGTGCCGATGACGCTCGCCTATCTCTCGACGCCGCTGCTCGGGATCACCGACATGGCAGTGATCGGCCGTATCGGCGATGCGGCGCTGATCGGCGGCGTCGCGCTCGGTGCCGTCGTCTTCGACTTCATCTTCTCGACCTTCAATTTTCTCCGCAGCGGCACGACGGGCCTCACCGCGCAGGCCTATGGCGCCGGCGACCGCACCGAGATGCAGGCCGTGCTGTTCCGCGCGCTGCTGCTCGCCGTGGCGATCGGCATCGTGGTCATCCTGCTCGGCCGGCCGATCCTCGCGCTCGCGCTGGCCGGACTCGGCGGCAGCCCGGCGGTGCAGGCGGCGACGACGACCTATTTCGACATCCGCCTCCTCTCGACGCCCTTCGCGCTCGCCAACTACGCCATGCTCGGCTGGCTGGTCGGGCTCGGCCGCGCCACGGCCGGCCTCGTCCTCCAGACGGTGCTGAACGGGCTCAACATCGCGCTCAGCATCCTCTTCGTGCTCGGCTTCGGCTGGGGCATCGCCGGAGCGGCGCTCGGCACGACGCTCGGCGAGGCGATCACCGCCTGTCTCGGGCTCCTCGTCGTGCTGCCATCGCTCGATCGCCGCGACCGCCCGGCGCGGGCCAAGGTTCTCGACCGGACGGCGATCGTCCGCATGATCGCGGTCAACCGCGACATCATGATCCGCTCCTTCGCCCTCCTCTTCGCCTTCGGCTTCTTCGCCTCGCGCGGCGCCGCCTTCGGCGATGTCACGCTCGCCGCCAATGCCGTGCTGATGAACCTCTTCCTCGTCGGCGGCTATTTCCTCGACGGGTTCGCGGCGGCGGCGGAGCAATATGCCGGACGCGCGGTCGGCGCGCGCTACCGCGCCGCCTTCGTGCGCTCTGTCTGGCTGACGCTCCTCTGGGGCTACGGCCTCGCGTTCGCCGCCGCGCTGGTCTTCGCGCTTGCCGGGCCGGCGATCATTGATCTCATGACCGCCAATGAAGAGGTGCGCGAGACGGCGCGGCGATACCTGCCCTGGGCGGTGGCGACACCTATCGCCGGCGTGCTCGCCTTCCAGATGGACGGCGTCTTCATCGGCGCCACCTGGTCGCGCGACATGCGCAACATGATGCTGGCCTCGCTCGTCCTTTTCCTCGCCGTCTGGTGGTGGGCCGAACCGGCGCTCGGAACGGACGGTCTGTGGCTGGCGCTGATCGTCTTCCTTTCGGCGCGCGGGCTGACGCTCGCCTGGCGCTGCCGCAGCCGCATCGCCTCCACCTTCGGCCCGGAGGGGGCGGAGGACTGA
- a CDS encoding histone deacetylase family protein translates to MPLPIVHHEAYTAEIPADHRFPMRKYERLAALLHADGLADSGFARPEAASAAELALAHDPAYVDAVLTFCLPPAIEREIGLPMNETVVRRAATAAGGTILAARLALETGLACNTAGGSHHARAEQGAGFCTFNDVAVALGVLLAERRIETALVVDCDVHQGDGTAAIFAGDARVTTLSLHGERNYPVRKRASTIDIGFADGTEDAAYLEALGAILAPLLDRLQPDIVFYNAGVDPHRDDRLGRLAMTDAGLAQRDALVLQAVRSRDLPLAGVIGGGYGTDVEAVARRHLSLFRAAAAFAD, encoded by the coding sequence ATGCCGCTGCCGATCGTCCACCACGAGGCCTACACCGCCGAGATCCCGGCCGATCATCGCTTCCCGATGCGGAAATACGAGCGGCTGGCGGCGCTCCTGCACGCCGACGGCCTTGCGGATAGCGGCTTTGCCCGGCCGGAGGCGGCGAGCGCGGCCGAACTCGCGCTCGCGCATGACCCCGCCTATGTCGACGCGGTCCTGACGTTCTGTCTTCCGCCTGCGATCGAGCGCGAAATCGGCCTGCCGATGAACGAGACCGTCGTGCGCCGCGCTGCGACAGCGGCGGGTGGGACGATCCTTGCCGCGCGGCTGGCGTTGGAGACGGGGCTCGCCTGCAACACCGCCGGCGGCAGCCATCACGCCCGCGCGGAGCAGGGCGCCGGGTTCTGCACCTTCAACGATGTCGCGGTCGCCCTCGGCGTGCTCCTCGCCGAGCGGCGCATCGAGACGGCGCTGGTGGTCGATTGCGACGTGCATCAGGGCGACGGCACGGCCGCCATCTTCGCTGGCGATGCGCGGGTGACGACGCTGTCGCTGCATGGCGAGCGCAACTATCCGGTGCGCAAGCGCGCCTCGACCATCGATATCGGATTTGCCGACGGAACGGAGGACGCGGCCTATCTGGAGGCGCTCGGCGCGATCCTGGCGCCGCTGCTCGACCGGTTGCAGCCGGACATCGTCTTCTACAATGCCGGGGTCGACCCGCACCGCGACGATCGGCTCGGCCGGCTGGCGATGACCGATGCGGGGCTGGCGCAGCGTGATGCGCTCGTGCTGCAGGCGGTGCGCTCGCGCGATCTGCCGCTGGCGGGTGTCATCGGCGGCGGCTACGGCACCGATGTGGAGGCGGTGGCGCGGCGGCACCTCTCGCTCTTCAGAGCGGCAGCCGCCTTCGCGGACTAG
- a CDS encoding DUF4405 domain-containing protein, translated as MRGVRDFFFRYGTPLTAGLFIVSAVSGVALYFGWSPGLFHEMHEVLSLVLLLPFVLHLWRNWRPFLNYFRHAAMPIALVASLAAAAVFAYGASASGRGGGNPAMALVAAAQQAPLETLAPVLKLDSAAAVKRLDDAGFGPVAPTDTLAAIAARSGHSPFELIGSLTAPAPAPGG; from the coding sequence ATGCGCGGCGTGCGGGATTTCTTCTTTCGGTATGGGACGCCGCTGACGGCGGGTCTCTTCATCGTCTCGGCGGTGTCGGGCGTCGCGCTCTATTTCGGCTGGTCGCCGGGGCTGTTCCACGAGATGCACGAGGTGCTCTCGCTGGTCCTGCTCCTGCCCTTCGTGCTGCATCTGTGGCGCAACTGGCGGCCGTTCCTCAACTATTTCCGCCACGCGGCCATGCCGATCGCGCTGGTCGCGAGCCTCGCCGCCGCGGCCGTCTTCGCCTATGGCGCCAGCGCGAGCGGGAGGGGCGGCGGCAACCCGGCGATGGCGCTGGTCGCAGCGGCGCAGCAGGCGCCGCTCGAGACGCTGGCCCCGGTGCTGAAGCTCGATAGCGCGGCGGCCGTGAAACGGCTCGACGATGCCGGCTTCGGCCCGGTCGCGCCCACCGACACTCTGGCGGCGATCGCCGCGCGCAGCGGCCACAGCCCGTTCGAGCTCATCGGCAGTCTGACCGCCCCGGCCCCGGCGCCTGGCGGCTGA
- a CDS encoding transaldolase family protein, whose amino-acid sequence MTADDNRGRIRLLLDTADSKAWREWLPTGLFHGVTTNPTLLAAAGIPCALPDLRRLADTAFALGTGELQMQTFGRSAEALEANGRAIAAIDHRIVVKVPITREGAIAAARLKADGIRITMTAVYASHQALSAAALGADYAAPYLGRMNDAGRDGAGEIAAMQAMVRSAGSAMRILVASLRSAEDLARLAALGLDTFTFSPKVAAALFADPLTTAAAEAFEVAAETP is encoded by the coding sequence ATGACGGCAGACGACAATCGCGGGCGGATCCGCCTGCTGCTCGATACGGCGGACAGCAAGGCCTGGCGGGAGTGGCTGCCGACCGGCCTCTTCCACGGCGTCACGACCAATCCGACGCTGCTTGCCGCGGCCGGCATCCCCTGCGCGCTGCCCGATCTTCGGCGTCTCGCCGACACCGCCTTCGCACTCGGCACCGGCGAGCTGCAGATGCAGACCTTCGGCCGAAGCGCCGAGGCGCTGGAAGCGAACGGCCGCGCGATCGCGGCGATCGACCATCGCATCGTCGTCAAGGTGCCGATCACCCGCGAAGGCGCCATCGCCGCCGCGCGGCTCAAGGCGGACGGCATCCGCATCACCATGACCGCCGTCTATGCATCGCATCAGGCGCTCAGCGCCGCCGCGCTCGGCGCCGACTATGCCGCGCCCTATCTCGGCCGCATGAACGATGCCGGCCGCGACGGCGCCGGCGAGATCGCCGCCATGCAGGCCATGGTGCGGTCGGCCGGCAGCGCGATGCGCATTCTCGTCGCGAGCCTGCGTTCCGCCGAGGACCTCGCCCGCCTCGCGGCGCTCGGCCTCGATACCTTCACCTTCAGCCCCAAGGTCGCCGCCGCGCTGTTCGCCGATCCGCTGACGACCGCCGCGGCCGAGGCCTTCGAGGTCGCCGCCGAGACCCCCTGA